A genomic window from Thermostichus vulcanus str. 'Rupite' includes:
- the cas2 gene encoding CRISPR-associated endonuclease Cas2, with protein MDILVTYDVNTETPAGKKRLRKVAMVCKDFGQRVQYSVFECRVDQAQYEKLRAKLTKIMDPKLDSLRLYRLPAPREKNLECYGVDRYVDFEEPLIL; from the coding sequence GTGGACATTTTGGTGACTTATGACGTGAATACCGAGACACCAGCAGGCAAGAAACGACTGCGCAAGGTGGCGATGGTTTGCAAAGATTTTGGGCAGCGGGTGCAATACTCGGTGTTTGAATGCAGGGTTGACCAAGCTCAGTACGAAAAATTGCGGGCAAAACTGACCAAGATTATGGATCCCAAACTGGATAGCTTACGGCTCTACCGTTTGCCTGCTCCTCGAGAGAAAAACCTAGAGTGCTATGGGGTGGATCGATATGTCGATTTCGAGGAGCCATTGATCTTATGA
- the cas1c gene encoding type I-C CRISPR-associated endonuclease Cas1c has product MKPILNTLYIQTQGSYLRLDHETLKVEVEREMVFQIPLHHLRSIVVFGNVLVSPFLLHRCAEDGRDVVWLSEYGRFHARLNGPTTGNVLLRQAQYAVLNDPGQTLEIARLMVAGKLQNARTVLKRAAREGKGSPDQGSLNEAAEAQADGIRRAEQASDLDVLRGIEGSAARAYFAAFSGMIRLNRDVFGFTERSRRPPRDPVNALLSLAYALLSNECVAACESVGLDPQVGFLHALRPGRPALALDLMEELRAPLADRLVLTLINRNQIKPDDFVDRPGGGIYLTETARKTFLAAYQKRKQEEITHPVLNSKIPYGLIAHIQARLLARYLRGDLPCYQPFLFR; this is encoded by the coding sequence ATGAAGCCTATTTTGAATACCCTCTATATCCAAACCCAGGGATCCTATCTACGGCTTGACCACGAAACTCTCAAAGTTGAGGTGGAACGAGAAATGGTTTTTCAGATTCCGCTCCATCACCTCAGAAGTATTGTGGTCTTTGGCAATGTTCTGGTCAGCCCGTTTTTGCTCCATCGCTGTGCTGAGGATGGCCGTGATGTGGTGTGGCTATCCGAATATGGTCGCTTTCACGCTCGCTTGAATGGCCCGACCACGGGTAATGTGCTGTTGCGTCAGGCTCAATATGCTGTCCTCAATGATCCGGGGCAAACCCTTGAAATTGCTCGTCTCATGGTGGCTGGAAAGTTGCAAAATGCTCGTACTGTGCTGAAACGGGCCGCACGGGAAGGCAAGGGATCCCCTGACCAAGGTTCTCTAAACGAAGCTGCTGAAGCCCAAGCTGACGGCATCCGTAGAGCTGAACAGGCATCCGATCTGGATGTGTTGCGAGGCATTGAGGGCTCTGCGGCGAGAGCTTATTTCGCGGCGTTTAGCGGCATGATTCGCCTTAATCGAGATGTTTTCGGGTTTACAGAACGGTCTCGTCGCCCTCCACGGGATCCTGTCAATGCCTTGCTATCTCTGGCCTATGCCCTCCTGAGCAATGAGTGTGTGGCCGCCTGTGAATCGGTGGGTCTCGACCCTCAAGTGGGCTTTCTTCATGCGTTACGCCCCGGCAGACCGGCTCTAGCCTTGGATCTGATGGAAGAATTGCGTGCTCCGCTAGCGGATCGCTTGGTGCTAACCCTTATCAATCGCAATCAGATCAAACCCGATGATTTTGTGGATAGACCTGGAGGTGGAATCTACCTAACTGAGACAGCCCGCAAAACGTTTTTGGCAGCCTACCAAAAGCGCAAACAAGAAGAGATCACCCACCCAGTTTTGAACTCCAAAATTCCCTATGGTCTGATTGCACATATTCAGGCTCGGCTTTTGGCCCGTTATTTACGGGGCGATCTACCCTGTTATCAACCGTTTCTGTTTCGTTGA
- the cas4 gene encoding CRISPR-associated protein Cas4, producing the protein MEHEDEWIPISALQHMAFCPRQCALIHIEQIWEENLYTLRGQRLHERVHEPDFQTEDGIHVERAMPLWSQTLGLTGVADVVEFLDNGIPYPVEYKSGSKKAREADDIQLCAQALCLEEMLGIPVPRGAIYHAASKRRREVDLADPNLRQSVIQTIQATRELLASQRVPPPVDDARCPDCSLLELCMPSVIKHFVFQDPFYIDPEP; encoded by the coding sequence ATGGAACATGAAGACGAGTGGATCCCGATCAGTGCCCTACAACATATGGCCTTTTGCCCGCGACAATGTGCGCTGATTCATATTGAGCAAATCTGGGAGGAAAATCTCTACACTCTGCGGGGACAACGGCTGCATGAGCGGGTGCATGAGCCAGATTTTCAAACGGAAGACGGGATCCATGTCGAACGAGCCATGCCCCTCTGGTCGCAGACGCTGGGCTTAACTGGGGTGGCGGATGTGGTTGAGTTTCTAGACAACGGGATCCCTTATCCTGTCGAATACAAGTCTGGCTCCAAAAAAGCCCGAGAGGCCGATGACATTCAACTGTGTGCTCAGGCCCTATGTCTGGAAGAGATGCTAGGGATCCCAGTGCCACGCGGGGCAATTTATCATGCCGCGTCCAAACGTCGGCGAGAGGTTGACCTAGCCGATCCTAATTTACGCCAATCGGTTATTCAGACGATTCAAGCTACTCGTGAGCTTTTGGCCTCGCAGCGGGTTCCTCCACCCGTTGATGATGCTCGTTGCCCAGATTGCTCACTTTTGGAGCTATGTATGCCCTCTGTGATTAAACATTTCGTCTTTCAGGATCCCTTTTATATTGACCCAGAACCATGA
- a CDS encoding DUF29 domain-containing protein has translation MTAQTSLYDQDYYLWSQKMANLLRSQQWDQLDIDNIAEEIESLGKSDRRSLKSNLIVLIMHLLKWQYQPEKRTNSWKVTIREHRQRVKDLLQDSPSLKSFMEENLETIYRLSCDQAVDETGLATSHFPQTCPYTPDQVLDEGFLPNGT, from the coding sequence ATGACTGCTCAGACTTCTTTATATGACCAAGACTACTATCTATGGTCACAAAAGATGGCGAACTTACTGAGATCTCAGCAGTGGGATCAGTTAGATATTGATAACATTGCGGAGGAAATTGAGAGTTTGGGAAAATCAGATAGACGCTCTCTCAAAAGCAATCTAATTGTTTTGATCATGCATCTCCTCAAGTGGCAATATCAACCAGAGAAACGCACTAATAGTTGGAAGGTGACCATTCGTGAACATCGTCAAAGGGTGAAAGATTTACTTCAGGATAGTCCTAGCCTCAAATCCTTTATGGAGGAAAATCTTGAAACCATATACCGATTGTCTTGCGATCAGGCTGTAGACGAAACGGGGCTAGCTACTTCACATTTTCCACAAACCTGTCCCTATACCCCTGATCAAGTTCTGGATGAGGGCTTCTTACCCAATGGAACATGA
- the cas7c gene encoding type I-C CRISPR-associated protein Cas7/Csd2 — MTDSTQQIATHYDPKKRHDFVLLFDVTDGNPNGDPDGGNLPRTDPETMQGLVTDVCLKRKIRNFIDLEYGQAETTKIYVQNKGIALNDLHARAYEAAEIKSTGTKQKREDVTKARTWMCQNFYDIRMFGAVMTTGVNCGQVRGPIQITFARSVDPIMPLDLAITRIAITKAEDAEVMTAEDNESGRKGGGKVTEMGRKTLIPYGLYVTHGFFSPYLAEQTGVTSKDLELFWDALMFMWDLDRSASRGQMAPRGLYIFSHEKKLGNAPAHKLFERIQIRRRDGILTPRKFTDYDVTIQESDLPSGITLTKLLEG, encoded by the coding sequence ATGACTGACTCTACACAGCAAATTGCCACCCATTATGATCCCAAAAAACGGCATGATTTTGTCTTGCTCTTTGATGTCACCGATGGCAACCCCAACGGGGATCCCGATGGGGGCAACCTGCCCAGAACCGATCCAGAAACCATGCAGGGCTTAGTGACCGATGTCTGTCTCAAGCGTAAGATCCGTAACTTTATCGATCTGGAATATGGACAGGCAGAAACCACCAAAATCTACGTTCAAAATAAGGGCATTGCCCTGAATGATCTCCATGCTCGCGCCTACGAGGCTGCTGAAATCAAATCCACAGGCACCAAGCAAAAACGGGAGGATGTCACCAAAGCTCGCACCTGGATGTGTCAGAACTTCTATGACATACGTATGTTTGGAGCAGTCATGACCACAGGGGTCAATTGCGGTCAAGTGCGTGGCCCAATTCAGATTACGTTTGCTCGTTCTGTGGATCCCATCATGCCCTTAGATTTGGCCATCACACGTATTGCCATTACCAAAGCAGAAGACGCAGAAGTGATGACGGCGGAGGACAATGAAAGTGGACGCAAGGGTGGCGGGAAAGTGACCGAAATGGGACGTAAAACCCTGATTCCCTACGGTCTTTATGTTACTCACGGTTTTTTCTCTCCCTATCTGGCAGAACAAACGGGAGTGACATCCAAAGATTTAGAGCTATTCTGGGATGCCCTGATGTTTATGTGGGATCTCGACCGCAGTGCCAGTCGTGGACAAATGGCTCCCAGGGGACTGTACATCTTCAGCCATGAGAAAAAGCTAGGCAATGCTCCGGCCCATAAACTGTTTGAACGAATCCAAATTCGTCGTCGGGATGGGATCCTGACACCCCGCAAGTTCACCGATTACGATGTAACCATTCAGGAGAGCGATTTACCATCGGGCATTACTCTGACTAAGCTCCTAGAGGGATAA
- the cas8c gene encoding type I-C CRISPR-associated protein Cas8c/Csd1 — MILTKLKEFAETRLDLPPEMYGKTKVRWWIELNPQSQLVGFTPRGGDSKATQRGLEQTVPKLPKKRTVAIQPVLLADTGEYVLGIPKEGSKLERVSKCHQQFKELVQACVAATKDPAVQTILNFLNNWDPSQAQLPEGFDPSDVVTFRIGKRIPADANPENQAIQEFWARYTAGGDEEESSLPVMMCLVTGQETQVVDRLPEPIKGIPDGQPSGTSLVSANADAFTSYGLKNSLTSPISRSAAEKFGKALNYLLAEEHTHLRVGSSVFVFWTRDPEEFDFFSYLDKPQAADVQNLLKSALKGEKNYSVQGHENEFYALSLTANNARAVVRSWLQTTVPDVQRHLKQWFQDQQIVDPYGQPSKPFGIYALAASAYRDPAKEMQPTVPTALLRCALSGDPLPDSLLTRATRRIAVEGEIPHARAALLKLILLSHWRRTSRPMPDLEALNLNPELDPPDQAAYHCGRLFAQLEIIQRAAQRGINTTLVDRYYSAASTTPKKILGDLIAKAQPHLAKIRKDSKGTYEALERQLEEILVRLDPAALPTSLTMQQQSLFGLGYYHQRADNRRRAAEGAEKKKQSQMDTQGELNHD, encoded by the coding sequence ATGATTTTAACCAAACTGAAGGAGTTTGCAGAAACTCGCTTAGATCTGCCTCCCGAGATGTATGGAAAAACTAAGGTTCGCTGGTGGATTGAATTAAATCCACAAAGTCAGCTGGTTGGTTTTACACCTAGAGGTGGAGATAGCAAAGCAACACAGAGAGGGCTTGAGCAAACAGTTCCCAAACTACCAAAAAAGCGTACGGTTGCTATTCAACCGGTTTTGCTAGCGGATACTGGCGAATACGTTCTAGGAATCCCCAAGGAAGGATCCAAGCTAGAACGGGTTTCTAAGTGCCATCAACAATTCAAGGAGCTAGTCCAGGCTTGTGTTGCAGCCACCAAAGATCCTGCTGTTCAAACCATACTAAATTTTTTAAATAATTGGGATCCCTCACAAGCTCAACTCCCCGAAGGATTTGATCCCAGTGATGTCGTTACCTTTCGGATTGGCAAACGGATCCCTGCCGATGCAAATCCCGAAAACCAAGCCATTCAGGAGTTTTGGGCACGGTATACGGCTGGCGGCGATGAAGAAGAATCATCTTTACCTGTGATGATGTGTCTGGTGACGGGTCAAGAAACGCAAGTGGTGGATCGACTGCCTGAACCCATCAAAGGGATCCCTGATGGACAGCCCTCAGGTACTTCCTTGGTCTCAGCTAATGCTGATGCTTTTACCTCCTATGGCTTAAAAAACTCTCTCACCTCTCCCATCTCCCGTTCGGCTGCTGAAAAGTTTGGCAAGGCACTCAATTACTTGCTGGCCGAAGAACACACTCACTTGCGAGTTGGTTCAAGTGTGTTCGTGTTTTGGACCCGGGATCCTGAGGAGTTTGATTTCTTCTCTTACTTAGATAAACCTCAGGCTGCTGATGTTCAGAACCTCCTCAAGTCTGCACTCAAAGGCGAGAAAAACTATTCTGTTCAGGGACATGAAAATGAGTTTTATGCCCTCTCACTCACTGCAAACAATGCCCGTGCTGTGGTACGCAGTTGGTTGCAAACCACAGTTCCCGATGTGCAACGGCATCTCAAACAGTGGTTTCAAGATCAACAAATTGTGGATCCCTATGGTCAACCCAGCAAACCCTTTGGCATCTATGCCCTAGCTGCCAGTGCCTACCGGGATCCTGCCAAAGAAATGCAGCCTACTGTCCCAACTGCGCTGCTCCGCTGTGCCCTATCGGGAGACCCACTCCCAGATAGCCTGCTAACAAGAGCGACCCGTCGCATTGCCGTGGAGGGAGAGATCCCCCATGCCCGTGCTGCATTGTTAAAGCTGATTTTGTTATCTCACTGGAGGAGGACATCTCGCCCTATGCCCGATCTCGAAGCTCTCAACCTCAATCCTGAGCTGGATCCCCCAGATCAGGCCGCCTATCACTGTGGTCGACTCTTTGCTCAACTGGAGATCATCCAACGGGCCGCTCAACGAGGTATCAACACAACTCTGGTGGATCGCTACTACAGTGCGGCTTCCACCACACCCAAAAAGATCTTGGGGGATCTAATCGCCAAGGCTCAGCCACACCTAGCCAAAATCCGCAAAGACTCCAAAGGAACTTATGAAGCTCTAGAACGGCAACTAGAAGAAATCTTGGTCAGATTGGATCCCGCCGCACTGCCCACCTCACTAACCATGCAACAACAAAGTTTATTTGGGCTGGGTTACTACCATCAACGAGCCGACAACCGCCGACGTGCCGCAGAAGGTGCCGAGAAGAAAAAGCAATCTCAAATGGATACTCAAGGAGAATTGAATCATGACTGA
- the cas5c gene encoding type I-C CRISPR-associated protein Cas5c gives MGYGNWLSVKAWGDFACFTRPEFGAERVSYEVMTPSAARGILEAIFWKPEFTWQVREIWVLKPIRRFSILRNEITTWQSERSAQGWSKEGVGGFFAEDDRAQRHTLCLRDVAYVIWADINLKPHATDPVAKYRDQFRRRVAQGQCHHQPYLGTREFTAYFSEPDGTEQPIDLSDELGLMLQDVGFVEDAAGAIHYLTHDGQGSRIVKGNAQPKFFRARLEHGVLRIPG, from the coding sequence ATGGGGTACGGAAATTGGCTCTCCGTGAAAGCGTGGGGTGATTTTGCCTGTTTCACCCGTCCTGAATTTGGTGCAGAGCGGGTCAGCTATGAGGTGATGACCCCCAGTGCAGCACGCGGGATCCTGGAAGCCATCTTTTGGAAACCTGAGTTTACCTGGCAGGTGCGGGAAATCTGGGTGCTGAAGCCGATTCGCCGGTTCTCCATTTTGCGGAACGAGATCACCACCTGGCAAAGTGAGCGATCTGCTCAGGGGTGGAGCAAGGAGGGCGTGGGAGGATTTTTTGCAGAAGATGACCGTGCCCAGAGACATACCCTCTGTTTACGAGATGTGGCTTATGTTATCTGGGCCGATATCAACCTCAAACCTCACGCCACGGATCCTGTTGCTAAATATCGAGATCAGTTTCGTCGCCGGGTAGCCCAGGGGCAATGTCACCATCAGCCCTACCTAGGCACCCGTGAATTCACCGCCTATTTCTCAGAACCTGATGGAACAGAGCAGCCCATTGATCTGAGCGATGAGTTGGGCTTGATGTTACAGGATGTCGGGTTTGTCGAAGATGCGGCAGGAGCCATTCACTATCTCACTCACGATGGTCAGGGATCCCGAATTGTCAAGGGAAATGCCCAACCAAAGTTTTTTCGCGCTCGTTTGGAACACGGTGTTTTGAGGATCCCAGGATGA
- the cas3 gene encoding CRISPR-associated helicase Cas3' — protein MDKETMTSGIPAHAHTPNPSGTWHVLKDHLYSVARATQFFSMRIGTEQLGFYAGLWHDLGKYNPEFQSYLEQCHRASTQGAPPPRRSQPHAIYGAVLAAHICPPIASLIYGHHSGIPSLADLRNKLAEKRQDASWQTVYQSVLQRAKQDGIPLEPSPEYRQEIERLGRDPFRIELFSRFLFSALVDADYLDTEAHFDPDKAQHRGTYPTIATLWQSFLQERQDFMNQVDPTTAQSSVNRVRAEVYQACVDAAERDPGVYRLAVPTGGGKTRSGLAFGLRHALVHQMDRVIVAVPYTSIIEQTAEVYRQILGAEAVLEHHSAVRDPVALSQEQQDQLDEGATRFQAQARLATQNWDAPLIVTTTVQLFESLFANRPGACRKLHNIVNSVIILDEVQTLPLGLLDPILNVLKELVQNYHVTVVLCTATQPALEGSSYYLRGLDHVQDMISPDQAKAHFRQLNRVRFEMPPQPWSWSDLATDLSEQHQALVVLNTRKDALAVLDALGSQEGLFHLSTLLCGQHRRQVLAEVRQRLKAGDPCYLVSTQVVEAGVDLDFPVVYRALGPLDRIVQAAGRCNREGLQSDLGRVVIFEPVEGGMPRGDYGSAVAATQQLLKHIKLNLSDPDLFQDYFQRLYQTVELDKQGIQALRQRQNYPEVAKRFRLIPEGSQPVVVNYDPACEQIMRQIRRRGLFSGDHRALQPYLVNLRPYEFRLSEGSRVEIAPNLWLWEGGYDPLKGIQLGSKSIDYDPIDLIL, from the coding sequence GTGGATAAGGAAACGATGACCTCAGGGATCCCAGCCCATGCCCACACTCCCAATCCATCCGGTACGTGGCATGTCCTGAAGGATCACCTATACTCAGTTGCCCGTGCAACTCAATTTTTTTCTATGCGGATAGGCACGGAGCAACTGGGATTTTATGCAGGGCTTTGGCATGATTTAGGGAAATACAACCCAGAATTTCAGAGCTATCTTGAACAGTGCCATCGGGCATCAACTCAAGGGGCTCCACCGCCCCGGCGTAGTCAACCCCACGCCATCTACGGAGCTGTATTAGCCGCACATATTTGTCCTCCCATAGCTTCTCTCATCTATGGGCATCACAGCGGGATCCCAAGTTTGGCAGATCTGAGAAATAAGCTGGCAGAAAAACGTCAGGACGCCTCATGGCAAACGGTTTATCAGTCGGTTTTACAGCGAGCTAAACAAGACGGGATCCCCCTGGAACCGTCACCTGAGTACAGGCAAGAGATTGAGCGCCTCGGTCGGGATCCCTTCCGAATTGAGCTGTTTTCCCGATTTTTATTCTCAGCCTTAGTGGATGCTGACTATTTGGATACCGAAGCCCATTTTGACCCTGATAAAGCTCAACATCGAGGGACTTACCCGACGATTGCAACACTATGGCAGTCCTTCCTACAAGAGCGGCAGGATTTTATGAACCAGGTGGATCCAACCACTGCCCAGTCTTCTGTGAATCGTGTGCGCGCGGAGGTCTATCAAGCCTGTGTAGATGCCGCAGAAAGGGATCCTGGTGTCTATCGCTTGGCGGTGCCAACAGGAGGTGGAAAAACCCGCAGTGGATTGGCGTTCGGCCTACGTCATGCCCTCGTTCACCAGATGGATCGGGTGATTGTGGCCGTTCCCTACACCAGCATCATTGAGCAAACTGCTGAAGTCTATCGACAGATCCTAGGGGCGGAAGCGGTACTCGAACATCACAGCGCAGTCCGGGATCCCGTGGCTCTCTCCCAAGAGCAACAGGATCAACTGGATGAGGGAGCAACTCGGTTTCAAGCTCAAGCCCGGTTGGCCACCCAAAACTGGGATGCGCCTCTAATAGTGACCACTACCGTACAACTGTTTGAAAGTTTATTTGCCAACCGACCTGGCGCATGCCGAAAGCTTCATAATATCGTCAACAGTGTGATTATCTTAGACGAGGTGCAAACCTTACCTCTGGGTCTTTTGGATCCCATCTTAAACGTATTGAAAGAATTGGTGCAGAACTACCATGTCACCGTGGTTTTATGCACAGCAACTCAGCCCGCATTAGAGGGAAGTTCCTATTATTTGCGAGGGCTGGATCATGTTCAAGATATGATTTCACCTGACCAAGCTAAAGCCCATTTTCGCCAGCTCAATCGGGTTCGGTTTGAGATGCCTCCTCAACCCTGGAGTTGGTCAGATCTGGCCACAGATTTGAGTGAACAGCATCAGGCATTGGTAGTTCTCAATACCCGTAAAGATGCTCTGGCGGTGTTGGATGCATTGGGATCCCAAGAGGGTCTCTTTCACCTCTCAACTTTGTTGTGTGGGCAGCATCGCCGCCAGGTGCTAGCCGAGGTACGCCAACGACTCAAAGCCGGGGATCCCTGTTATTTGGTCTCAACTCAGGTGGTGGAAGCGGGGGTAGATCTGGATTTTCCGGTGGTGTATCGGGCTTTAGGGCCACTGGATCGGATTGTGCAGGCGGCGGGACGATGCAATCGGGAGGGTTTGCAGTCAGATTTGGGGCGGGTGGTGATATTTGAACCTGTCGAAGGGGGGATGCCGAGAGGGGACTATGGCTCAGCAGTGGCGGCAACCCAACAATTACTGAAACACATCAAGCTCAACCTGTCAGATCCTGACTTGTTTCAAGATTACTTTCAGCGACTTTACCAAACCGTAGAGCTTGACAAACAAGGGATCCAAGCTCTCCGCCAGCGGCAGAACTACCCTGAGGTGGCCAAGCGGTTTCGTCTGATTCCAGAGGGATCCCAGCCTGTGGTGGTGAACTATGACCCAGCGTGTGAGCAGATTATGCGACAAATCCGCCGCCGAGGTCTATTTTCAGGAGATCACCGTGCCCTTCAACCCTATCTCGTCAACCTACGGCCCTACGAGTTTCGCCTATCTGAGGGATCCCGCGTTGAGATTGCCCCTAATCTCTGGCTTTGGGAGGGGGGGTATGATCCGTTGAAAGGAATTCAGCTAGGATCAAAATCGATTGATTACGATCCCATTGATCTCATTCTTTGA
- a CDS encoding cation transporting ATPase C-terminal domain-containing protein, which yields MSRYPLGIREAVALRAGKPLPRAGEHPLQERVTGSGYAPTTGTVQVPADPDDARVFGDVVESWVSTFRWNRRNNPLLWVGLGTECVALLAFIYLPVFQEVFSTVPPTEVQWLLLLFCPALLLTAEELRKLWIRKR from the coding sequence ATGAGTCGCTATCCACTCGGCATCCGGGAGGCAGTTGCGCTGCGGGCGGGCAAACCCCTGCCCCGCGCTGGAGAACATCCCCTGCAAGAACGGGTCACGGGATCCGGCTATGCCCCCACCACCGGGACGGTACAGGTGCCTGCAGATCCGGACGATGCTAGGGTTTTTGGGGATGTGGTGGAGTCATGGGTGTCGACCTTTCGGTGGAACAGGCGAAACAATCCTCTTCTGTGGGTAGGCTTGGGAACCGAGTGTGTGGCCTTGCTGGCGTTTATCTACCTGCCGGTTTTTCAAGAAGTGTTCAGCACCGTTCCCCCCACCGAGGTTCAGTGGCTGCTGTTGCTGTTTTGTCCGGCCCTGCTGTTGACTGCTGAGGAGCTGCGCAAACTGTGGATAAGGAAACGATGA
- a CDS encoding HAD family hydrolase has product MPSFDGLFFDMDGVIVDSEPIHAQAGAIALQRCHLSIELAPISLLFKGRTDWDMFAYIIEQFTDTPEEERQAAIQRLIEEKARAFADLLEQVPLVPGVLEFLAASRPRFATLALTTSATRRDQEHIFNRFDLGRWFDGVITAEDIQRAKPDPEPYLKTAALLGLDPSLCLVIEDSTHGIRSAKGAGCFAVGITTSFGPEDLRQAGADAVVESFADLANLLEIPM; this is encoded by the coding sequence ATGCCATCCTTTGACGGCTTGTTTTTTGACATGGACGGGGTGATCGTCGACTCCGAGCCCATCCATGCCCAAGCAGGAGCGATTGCCCTGCAACGCTGCCACCTGTCGATAGAGTTGGCCCCCATTTCTCTCTTATTTAAGGGGCGCACCGACTGGGATATGTTCGCCTACATTATCGAGCAATTTACAGACACTCCTGAGGAGGAGCGGCAGGCTGCTATCCAGCGCCTCATCGAAGAAAAAGCCAGGGCTTTTGCCGATCTACTGGAGCAGGTTCCTCTGGTGCCAGGGGTGCTGGAGTTTTTGGCCGCCAGTCGTCCACGGTTCGCCACCCTTGCCCTGACCACCTCCGCCACCCGTCGGGATCAGGAGCACATTTTTAACCGCTTTGACCTGGGCCGTTGGTTTGATGGGGTGATTACCGCCGAAGACATTCAACGGGCTAAGCCTGACCCAGAACCCTATCTGAAAACCGCTGCCCTCCTGGGGTTGGATCCCAGCTTATGTTTGGTGATCGAGGATTCCACCCACGGGATCCGCTCGGCCAAGGGAGCCGGTTGCTTTGCGGTGGGCATCACCACCTCTTTCGGGCCAGAAGACTTGCGGCAGGCAGGGGCTGATGCGGTGGTGGAGAGCTTTGCGGATCTAGCTAATCTACTGGAGATCCCGATGTAA
- a CDS encoding YqiA/YcfP family alpha/beta fold hydrolase, whose amino-acid sequence MSVIYLHGFGSGPKSTKAAFFQRRLQQIGILLQVPDLNQGQFSQLTLTRQIQQVCWQLAECAYPPTTLIGSSLGGVVAAWVAERQACVQRLILLAPAFGFLSHWLPRLGAEAVETWQRTGSLSVFHYGEGRPLPLEYGFVTDAQGYPDGALQRPVPTLILHGIQDETIPIQASRDYVAHRPWAQLMPLESDHSLTNVLEPIWQASCRFCGWIDACEGTQ is encoded by the coding sequence GTGTCGGTGATCTATCTGCATGGATTCGGCTCTGGGCCAAAATCAACCAAGGCGGCCTTTTTTCAGCGGCGTTTGCAGCAGATAGGGATCCTGCTTCAGGTGCCGGATCTCAACCAGGGTCAGTTTTCTCAGCTCACGCTTACCCGTCAAATCCAACAAGTATGCTGGCAGCTAGCGGAGTGTGCCTATCCTCCAACGACTCTAATCGGCTCTAGCTTGGGGGGAGTGGTGGCAGCCTGGGTGGCAGAACGGCAGGCTTGTGTACAGCGATTGATCCTTTTGGCTCCAGCCTTTGGGTTTTTGAGCCATTGGTTGCCCCGCTTGGGTGCTGAGGCGGTAGAAACCTGGCAACGAACGGGATCCCTATCTGTCTTTCACTATGGGGAAGGTCGTCCACTGCCTCTGGAGTATGGTTTTGTCACCGATGCGCAGGGCTATCCAGATGGCGCGTTACAACGCCCTGTGCCCACCCTGATCCTGCACGGGATCCAGGACGAAACGATCCCGATTCAAGCCAGCCGAGACTACGTGGCCCATCGCCCTTGGGCACAACTAATGCCCTTAGAGAGCGATCATAGTTTGACCAATGTGTTGGAGCCGATTTGGCAAGCCAGCTGTCGCTTTTGTGGCTGGATCGACGCCTGTGAAGGTACACAATAA
- the secG gene encoding preprotein translocase subunit SecG, giving the protein MEAFFEFLWSASAILLIILVLLHSPKGDGLAGIGGQAQLFSSSKSAEQNLNRITWTVATLFLSISVVLGAGWLSAATGQ; this is encoded by the coding sequence ATGGAAGCGTTTTTTGAGTTTCTCTGGTCTGCTTCAGCCATCTTGTTGATCATTTTGGTGTTGCTGCACAGCCCGAAAGGGGATGGCTTGGCAGGTATTGGCGGGCAGGCCCAGTTGTTTTCCAGCTCCAAAAGTGCGGAGCAAAATCTAAACCGCATCACCTGGACAGTGGCCACCCTCTTCCTGTCCATCAGCGTGGTGTTGGGGGCAGGTTGGCTTTCGGCAGCTACCGGTCAGTAG